A portion of the Cryptomeria japonica chromosome 5, Sugi_1.0, whole genome shotgun sequence genome contains these proteins:
- the LOC131060465 gene encoding uncharacterized protein LOC131060465: MLDSLFCRGSASKCKSLIKNIKSRVEFLRKKRNGKASLQRRDITELLQKGENQKALSRVDLLFLEENVLYAYNMIESFCDCILKGLSSIQKHKDCPRDIKEAASSLIFAAARCAEIPELQSLRGIFATIYGEEFAIAARELHPDCGVNQQIIENLSGGPPTSDAKLSLMIEIAEKAGLQWEHLNFKDGFERQQSLISSKNTAGLSHMPSSLKTSLDGTMVHAVKNGRILESQYSRNVNRQKASMSAGREDVRQVGCEDVYERDIPVVSSSIEEIGIISNNHEKTPQAENPKPSARSRRNVQKFAADPVHAADCERTSNKKQFKADVVDQSFNTSIERQEVVEDTRHGYSRPSKNKNSRHTYGGQIKDPYECKNGHPDVPFLEENNEIPEKELGLKSATLIKSDGVRKSKPTGRTSNLNVDGETLQEASEEFVNRRFPDNYSITREGSVWPGNGSYQYGENGVHHSRHRGHNRPSKSRESCVENDEVRMFDKPCEGFHGDSIQECKSEYQDLSKTRSSMMSKSNKMFPGSTYHDVKKDSMYNANEIDNCRLPTNGSNYVSVEPSTKKSNGRKVYGEGFLEPQEGPTFKVVVDYPEKWDSTSQYIGGQIDNGVHDKWHGSDGNDEYHNELDSSPSRAFDKHHVHRTYGAGLGPSQAHERLHGRASGTRVYYTNEHDEEKHNIRREADNGGRKSVNRKRYGVAKASQPVDNEEEHETYYSVQETLYETNKGNLNSFGRVPYESQKHGDKGEQQRNYPLRDDGRSHNPAYLSSKNLYESVDNSSDEEHNIWQPNSTREHTKYAYPLDVDSKKRSDVGWQTQEGKPQYGRKGSLDSRIFHGGHGNQHPELQDYHCQKLESLGLYMNETHITDSKSERRHLDNCQWDSGSINDNSTLPEYRRVYADKREKYDSGLKDVHQIDRFENVNRYHTMQSERRQKVPISSDSYIQHSEQTNGHHLFTGSNGISEGKECSPEKGRRQDIQNSKSQRTRSKQRTQEIQYENLESTSVKNFSRPPTARVVKRDSYATPIDRPLPLLPPSSPAPKPSYVNPEDILGKSVNAFNEVPPQRHQEHYRTASMSNKSPARSDSLKAKLVKSQSDVGISGTRHVHPKLPDCDDLTARFAALKQQRQASNSE; the protein is encoded by the exons ATGTTAGACAGTTTGTTCTGCCGAGGTAGTGCCTCAAAATG CAAATCTTTGATCAAGAACATAAAATCCAGGGTTGAATTTTTAAGGAAGAAAAGAAATGGGAAGGCAAGTCTCCAAAGAAGAGATATTACAGAACTTCTCCAGAAAGGCGAGAATCAGAAGGCGCTTTCTCGG GTTGACCTACTCTTCTTGGAGGAGAATGTTTTATATGCTTATAATATGATTGAAAGCTTTTGTGATTGCATTCTGAAGGGCCTCTCTTCCATTCAGAAGCACAA GGACTGTCCACGAGACATTAAAGAGGCTGCGTCAAGCCTGATCTTTGCTGCTGCAAGGTGTGCAGAAATCCCGGAATTACAGTCCTTGCGTGGCATTTTTGCCACAATATATGGAGAAGAGTTTGCAATTGCTGCAAGAGAATTGCATCCTGATTGTGGCGTGAACCAACAG ATCATAGAGAATCTTTCAGGTGGGCCTCCAACAAGTGATGCAAAATTGAGCCTAATGATAGAAATAGCAGAGAAAGCAGGTTTGCAGTGGGAGCATTTAAATTTCAAG GATGGTTTTGAACGGCAGCAGAGTTTGATTTCTTCCAAGAATACAGCTGGTTTGTCACATATGCCATCTTCCTTGAAAACAAGTTTAGATGGCACTATGGTGCATGCTGTGAAAAATGGTCGAATTTTAGAGAGTCAATATTCAAGAAATGTCAATAGACAAAAAGCTTCAATGTCCGCTGGAAGGGAAGACGTAAGGCAAGTAGGATGTGAAGATGTATATGAGAGAGACATTCCTGTTGTTTCTAGCAGTATCGAGGAGATTGGTATTATTTCAAATAACCATGAAAAGACTCCTCAAGCAGAGAATCCAAAGCCATCTGCTAGATCACGGAGAAATGTGCAGAAATTTGCTGCTGACCCTGTCCATGCTGCTGATTGTGAAAGAACTTCAAATAAGAAGCAGTTCAAAGCAGATGTTGTTGACCAGTCTTTCAATACCAGTATAGAAAGACAGGAAGTTGTTGAAGACACAAGACATGGCTACAGTAGACCTTCAAAAAATAAGAATTCAAGGCACACTTATGGTGGGCAAATTAAAGATCCTTATGAATGTAAAAATGGGCATCCAGATGTTCCTTTCCTGGAAGAAAACAATGAGATACCTGAGAAAGAACTTGGCTTGAAATCAGCTACACTAATCAAATCAGATGGAGTTCGCAAAAGTAAGCCTACAGGCAGAACATCTAACTTGAATGTGGATGGGGAAACTTTACAGGAAGCTTCTGAGGAGTTTGTGAATAGGAGGTTTCCAGACAACTATTCTATCACAAGAGAAGGATCGGTTTGGCCTGGCAATGGATCATACCAGTATGGAGAAAATGGTGTACATCATAGTAGACATAGGGGGCACAATAGACCGTCTAAAAGCAGAGAATCCTGTGTTGAGAATGATGAGGTCAGAATGTTTGATAAACCTTGTGAAGGATTCCATGGCGATTCTATACAGGAATGTAAGTCGGAATATCAGGACTTGTCTAAAACCAGAAGCAGCATGATgtcaaaatcaaacaaaatgttTCCTGGGTCCACTTACCATGATGTTAAAAAGGACAGCATGTACAATGCCAATGAAATTGACAATTGTAGGCTTCCGACAAATGGTTCAAATTATGTTTCTGTTGAGCCATCAacaaagaagagcaatggaaggaaGGTGTACGGTGAAGGATTTTTGGAACCCCAGGAAGGTCCAACATTTAAGGTGGTTGTAGATTATCCTGAAAAGTGGGATTCGACATCACAGTATATTGGAGGTCAAATTGACAATGGAGTGCATGATAAGTGGCATGGCTCTGATGGCAATGATGAATATCACAATGAATTAGATTCAAGTCCTTCTCGAGCATTTGATAAGCATCATGTCCATAGAACATATGGAGCAGGATTGGGTCCGTCTCAGGCACATGAAAGGCTACATGGCAGAGCAAGTGGCACAAGAGTTTATTATACTAATGAACATGATGAAGAGAAACATAATATCAGGAGGGAAGCCGATAATGGAGGTAGAAAATCTGTGAACAGGAAGCGTTACGGGGTAGCTAAAGCTTCTCAACCAGTAGATAATGAAGAAGAGCACGAGACCTATTACTCTGTCCAGGAAACATTGTATGAGACTAACAAAGGcaatttaaattcatttggtaGGGTACCATATGAATCACAAAAGCACGGGGACAAAGGAGAACAGCAGAGGAATTATCCTTTGAGAGACGATGGAAGATCACATAATCCAGCGTATTTATCTAGTAAGAATCTCTATGAAAGTGTTGATAATTCATCAGATGAGGAGCACAATATATGGCAGCCTAACTCTACAAGAGAACACACCAAATATGCATACCCATTAGATGTTGACTCTAAAAAGAGATCTGATGTAGGTTGGCAAACACAGGAAGGTAAACCACAATACGGGAGGAAAGGCTCTCTAGATTCCCGAATATTTCACGGTGGTCATGGTAATCAACACCCAGAGTTACAGGATTACCACTGCCAAAAGCTTGAGAGCTTGGGGTTGTACATGAATGAAACACATATAACTGACAGCAAATCTGAAAGGAGGCATTTAGATAATTGTCAGTGGGATAGCGGCTCGATCAATGATAATTCTACTTTACCAGAATATAGAAGGGTTTATGCAGATAAGAGAGAGAAATATGACAGTGGTCTCAAGGATGTCCATCAAATTGATAGATTTGAGAACGTAAATAGATATCACACGATGCAATCTGAAAGGAGGCAAAAGGTCCCCATATCCAGTGATTCCTATATTCAGCACAGTGAGCAGACGAATGGTCATCATTTGTTTACCGGAAGTAATGGCATATCTGAGGGCAAGGAGTGTTCTCCTGAAAAAGGTAGAAGGCAagatattcaaaattcaaaatcacaaagaaCCAGAAGCAAACAAAGAACCCAAGAGATTCAATACGAAAATTTGGAGTCAACAAGTGTGAAAAACTTTTCCAGGCCTCCGACTGCACGTGTTGTCAAGAGGGATTCTTATGCTACACCAATTGATAGGCCTCTTCCTCTCCTGCCACCTTCATCTCCGGCTCCTAAACCATCTTATGTTAATCCTGAGGATATACTTGGCAAATCAGTAAATGCTTTTAATGAGGTGCCCCCTCAAAGGCATCAAGAACATTACAGAACGGCATCAATGTCTAACAAATCTCCTGCTCGCTCAGATTCATTGAAAGCTAAACTTGTTAAGAGTCAATCCGATGTGGGTATCTCTGGCACTCGACATGTGCACCCAAAGCTTCCTGACTGTGATGACTTGACTGCTCGGTTCGCAGCCTTAAAGCAGCAACGCCAAGCAAGCAATTCTGAATAA